One Natronomonas gomsonensis genomic window, AGACGACGACGCCGGCCGAGGAGGCGCTGGCCCAACAGATTACGGGCGCCGCCAACTACGACCTCCAGGCCTACCCCATCAGCCAGAAGGAAGAACAGGAGCGCGTCGCTGCCGCAGCCCGCTAACCGTTCGCTTTCCCTCTCGTTTCTCTTGGCGAGTAGCCCTGCCGCTGTCGAGTCAGTCTCCCGAACACCTTCCCGAAACAGCACGTTTTAGCGGGCGGGACCGCATGAGGCGGTATGGAGCCCCTCCACAGTCGCCGTCGGTTCCTCGCGTCGGTCGGTGCGGCCGGGTCAATCGCCGTTGCCGGCTGTTTCGGCCTCGGGACCGACGACCTGGAACCCGTCGACTCACAGTACGACCTCTCGGTGTCTCACGACATCGAGTCGTGGAACCGCTACGACCCCGAGTGGGAGCCGCCCCGCAACTCGCCGCAGGAGGCGACCTACGGAACGGAAACGGTCATCGAGAACCTCGAAGTCGGCTGGGACATCGAGTTCGCGGACAGCGGCGAGGTGTACATCTCCGAGCGTGTCGGCCGCATCAGTCGTTACTCCTCGGGGGAACTGGAAGCCGTCGCCACGCCCGACGACGTTATCGACCACGCGGACTCCATCGCGGACCCCGAAAACAACGACTGGTGGGCCGGCGGTAGCGAGGGTGGCTTGCTCGGTATCGCCCTCCATCCGAATTACCCCGAGGTGCCCGTACTGTACGCCTTCTACACCTATCAGGCGGGCGAGGAGGACTACCGCAACCGACTGGTGTTCTATGACCTCGAAAACGGCAACGAGGAGACGGTCGTCATCGACGACATCCCCGGCCACCGCATCATCCACAACGGCGCACGGCTGGCGTTCGGCCCGCGGAACTACCTGTGGGTGACCACCGGCGACGCCAACGTCGAGGGACTGCCGCAGGACCCCGGACGACTCGGCGGGAAAGTGCTTCGGTTGAACCCCGACGGCACCGCTCCCGAGGACAATCCCGGCCTCGAAGACCCCCGCGTGTACACCTACGGCCACCGGAACCCACAGGCCGTGACGTGGCTGCCGGATGGAACGCCGGTCGTCTC contains:
- a CDS encoding PQQ-dependent sugar dehydrogenase, which codes for MEPLHSRRRFLASVGAAGSIAVAGCFGLGTDDLEPVDSQYDLSVSHDIESWNRYDPEWEPPRNSPQEATYGTETVIENLEVGWDIEFADSGEVYISERVGRISRYSSGELEAVATPDDVIDHADSIADPENNDWWAGGSEGGLLGIALHPNYPEVPVLYAFYTYQAGEEDYRNRLVFYDLENGNEETVVIDDIPGHRIIHNGARLAFGPRNYLWVTTGDANVEGLPQDPGRLGGKVLRLNPDGTAPEDNPGLEDPRVYTYGHRNPQAVTWLPDGTPVVSEHGPQARDEVQILEAGGNYGWRNVRSGPDDDAYESYPDHPDVVPPLVNTGPGTSWAPTGGVFYTGDAVPALQNRFISGGLISQRLNVVSIYDGDPPDIGGRRFDADWLYSEYDAVSHPLFEDELGRIRHAEQGPDGALYVVTSNRDGRATEQFPKPNDDRLLRIVQN